AGGGAATGGATCCAGCGGTGGCTTCGCTCGCTGATATCGCTCATGTCATTGGCATCGTCTTTCAAGATGCCGATGCCCAGCTCGTACAAGGCAACGTTGAAGCCGACGTTGCCTTCGGGCCCGAGAATCTGCGGGTTCCCCCCGCAGATATCGCCCACCGCGTTACAGCTGCGCTGGCGGCGGTAGGCCTAACCCCGCACCGCGATGCGGCGGTGCGGGAGCTCTCCGGCGGCCAACGTCAGCGGGCCGCCATAGCCGCGGTGCTTGCGCTTGCGCCGCGGCTACTCGTCTTCGACGATGCGACCGCGAGCCTTGACGGCGCGGCGCAAGTGCAGTTCGTGCAGCTATGCGAAGCGCTGCACGAACAGGGCCGGACGCTCTTATGCGCGTCCGGCCGTTTCGACGATGTAGCGCGCGCAGCAGAGCGCGTCATCGTCTTAGAGGGAGGAGCCGTCGTGCTCGACGGCACGCCGCAGGAGCTGCTCGCCAGCTATGCGGAGCAGCTGGTGCAGCTCGGTTTGCTGCCCGCCACGGAGTGGGCAGAGCATCCTTCCACGCCATCATCGACCCCAGTCCTATCCGCTGGGGTGACCCCCAAAGGGGTTGATCTTGAAGGTGTTGCTGCTTCATCTTCATCTATCCCAGCGCTTGAGGACGATCTCAAGTTGGTTGATCTTGAAGGCATATCTGCTTCATCTTCATCTATCCCTGCGCTTGAGGACGATCCCAAGTTGGTTGAACTTGAGGCCGTGCCTGTTGCTCCATTGTTCATTCCGGCGCTCCCAGTGATAGAACAGCGCCCTTCTTCTAGTCGCTTTACTACAGGTAACGAAGAGGAAATATCGCTACTTGCAGTAAAGTCACTGAGTTATGCTTATCCGAGTGGGACTGAGGCCTTGCATAAGGTCAGTTTTACTTTGCAACCTGGGGATTGGGTTACTCTCATGGGAGAGAATGGATCAGGAAAGACGACGCTGAGTC
The nucleotide sequence above comes from Paenibacillus sp. IHBB 10380. Encoded proteins:
- a CDS encoding ABC transporter ATP-binding protein, with amino-acid sequence MSTTAIELQGLTYTFDEQSEPVLNQITLSIPKGQWVAVLGRGGSGKSTLCQLLNGYLPRSGGGRRSGLVRVEGMDPAVASLADIAHVIGIVFQDADAQLVQGNVEADVAFGPENLRVPPADIAHRVTAALAAVGLTPHRDAAVRELSGGQRQRAAIAAVLALAPRLLVFDDATASLDGAAQVQFVQLCEALHEQGRTLLCASGRFDDVARAAERVIVLEGGAVVLDGTPQELLASYAEQLVQLGLLPATEWAEHPSTPSSTPVLSAGVTPKGVDLEGVAASSSSIPALEDDLKLVDLEGISASSSSIPALEDDPKLVELEAVPVAPLFIPALPVIEQRPSSSRFTTGNEEEISLLAVKSLSYAYPSGTEALHKVSFTLQPGDWVTLMGENGSGKTTLSRLLMGLLRAPGQMVYWRGQDISNIPIYTLAEEIGYVFQQPEHQFVAHTVWEEITYGCVSMGRRRRGILTPEQRDTAEQMLIGAGLLHRREDSPYLLSQGEKRLLSVVSQFMTPKRMYILDEPTSGIDYIAAQRILKLCRQQVLKGNALLMITHDPDLVQREATFSLKLHQGRLV